In one Mangrovibacterium diazotrophicum genomic region, the following are encoded:
- a CDS encoding L-fucose/L-arabinose isomerase family protein, which yields MQEKLRKGKCRIGVFCVGYDRYWPQFDGLLEDMLAKHEQFKSKISDSDTEIIDFGMIDNPETAYRKVKDLQGAGLDLIFCNMVTYATSGTFGIIIKTLNIPIILVALQPLKAMDYSKASTYMQLMNDDICAMPEFGAVAVRMGKKVPDVIIGCLKDDPEADAQILEYVAIAKVLHTLKNAQLGHLGHPLNAMLDMHTDATMLTAKFGSHVVECEANELFSCFQKVTDDEVKEEEARILDFFDTPDPVSDPISTKLKPEDLSIAAKVSLALKKFVEETKLDGLAYYYDGPEGSELRKVMTNLIVGNSLLTASGFPMCGESDLKTLVALMIMDRLGLGGSFAELHPIDFNDGFVLVGHDGPHNVAIADGKPVLRSLDRYHGKPGSGAGVEFKIKEGPITMLSINSTYEGSFKFIIAEGESVKGPIPPTGNTNTRGYFKPDIKTFLTRWMSEGPTHHFALCIGHHAKTIQKIANYLNLESVLISQD from the coding sequence ATGCAAGAAAAGTTAAGAAAAGGCAAATGCAGAATTGGAGTATTTTGCGTTGGCTATGATCGTTATTGGCCTCAGTTCGACGGATTGCTGGAAGACATGCTGGCGAAACATGAGCAATTCAAATCGAAAATTTCGGATTCGGATACGGAAATCATTGACTTTGGAATGATTGACAACCCCGAAACGGCCTACCGTAAAGTGAAAGATTTGCAGGGCGCCGGGCTGGATTTGATTTTCTGTAACATGGTTACCTATGCGACTTCGGGTACCTTCGGAATCATCATTAAAACCTTGAACATCCCGATTATATTGGTTGCGCTTCAGCCGCTAAAAGCGATGGACTATTCCAAAGCATCGACTTATATGCAGCTCATGAACGACGACATATGCGCCATGCCTGAGTTTGGCGCGGTGGCTGTACGGATGGGAAAAAAAGTGCCGGACGTGATTATTGGTTGTTTGAAGGACGACCCGGAAGCCGATGCGCAGATTCTCGAATATGTGGCAATTGCCAAAGTGCTTCATACCCTAAAAAATGCACAGCTGGGGCACCTGGGACACCCGCTAAATGCCATGCTCGATATGCACACCGATGCCACCATGTTGACCGCCAAGTTTGGTAGCCATGTGGTAGAGTGTGAAGCCAATGAGCTGTTTAGCTGTTTTCAGAAGGTTACGGATGATGAGGTGAAAGAGGAAGAAGCCCGGATTCTGGATTTCTTTGATACGCCCGACCCGGTTTCGGACCCTATTTCAACCAAGTTAAAACCCGAAGATTTGTCCATTGCGGCTAAAGTGAGCTTGGCGCTGAAAAAGTTTGTGGAAGAGACAAAACTCGACGGCCTGGCCTACTATTATGATGGCCCGGAAGGAAGCGAACTGCGGAAAGTGATGACGAACCTGATTGTCGGTAATTCGCTGCTAACGGCCAGCGGTTTCCCCATGTGTGGTGAATCGGACTTAAAAACCCTGGTTGCTTTGATGATCATGGATCGCCTGGGATTGGGTGGAAGTTTTGCTGAACTGCACCCGATCGATTTCAACGACGGATTTGTGCTGGTTGGTCACGATGGCCCGCACAATGTGGCGATTGCCGACGGAAAGCCCGTACTACGGAGCCTAGACCGGTACCACGGAAAGCCGGGCAGTGGCGCCGGTGTGGAGTTTAAAATCAAGGAAGGGCCAATTACCATGCTGTCGATCAATTCGACATACGAAGGAAGCTTCAAATTCATTATTGCGGAGGGCGAGTCGGTGAAAGGGCCCATCCCGCCAACCGGAAACACCAATACCCGCGGCTACTTTAAACCCGATATTAAAACATTCCTTACCCGTTGGATGAGTGAAGGGCCAACCCACCATTTTGCACTTTGCATTGGCCATCACGCCAAAACCATTCAAAAAATCGCGAATTACCTGAACCTGGAGTCGGTGCTCATTTCGCAAGACTAA
- a CDS encoding alpha/beta hydrolase has translation MKTIALIAMMSITMLTSLHAKEAKDMKQTEEHYTFELSDDVTREKVHFTNRYGITLTGDLYLPKNRGIAKLPALAISGPYGAVKEQSSGLYANQFALRGFAVVAFDPSFTGESGGEPRNVASPDINTEDFSAAIDFLGTQEIVDREKIGIMGICGFGGMGLNAAAADKRVKAVAVASMYDMSRVTAKGYFDSMTAEQRSEMLEQLGQQRWKDAENGKPAYGQAGLPEPEQLTGNEPEFVQGYVNYYKTERGFHPRSINSNGSWTATNPLSFMNMPLLTYIHEISPRPILIIAGENAHSRYFSEDAYPAANEPKELMIIPGAVHTDLYDKIDVIPFEKLESFFKVNLK, from the coding sequence ATGAAAACAATTGCATTAATCGCGATGATGTCAATTACCATGTTGACCTCATTGCATGCAAAAGAAGCTAAAGACATGAAACAGACCGAAGAACATTATACATTTGAATTAAGCGATGACGTTACACGCGAAAAAGTACATTTTACAAATCGTTACGGAATTACCCTGACCGGCGATTTATATCTTCCCAAGAACCGGGGAATCGCAAAATTGCCCGCATTGGCAATTAGCGGCCCCTACGGAGCGGTCAAAGAACAATCATCCGGGTTGTATGCCAACCAGTTTGCTCTACGCGGTTTTGCGGTTGTGGCATTCGACCCATCATTTACAGGGGAGAGCGGTGGCGAACCTCGCAATGTCGCTTCTCCGGATATCAACACCGAAGATTTCAGTGCGGCTATAGATTTTCTGGGAACACAGGAAATTGTAGATCGTGAGAAAATTGGAATCATGGGCATCTGTGGATTCGGCGGTATGGGACTAAATGCTGCTGCGGCGGACAAACGCGTAAAAGCGGTTGCTGTAGCCAGCATGTACGACATGTCTCGCGTAACAGCGAAAGGGTATTTTGATTCAATGACAGCAGAGCAACGTTCAGAAATGCTGGAACAATTGGGCCAACAACGGTGGAAAGATGCTGAAAACGGAAAACCAGCTTACGGCCAGGCTGGGCTGCCTGAGCCGGAGCAATTAACAGGTAACGAGCCGGAGTTTGTCCAAGGTTACGTGAACTATTACAAAACGGAAAGAGGTTTCCACCCTCGTTCGATCAATTCCAACGGATCATGGACCGCAACCAATCCGTTGTCATTCATGAATATGCCCTTGCTGACCTATATCCATGAAATTTCACCTCGACCAATCTTGATCATTGCCGGTGAAAACGCGCACTCCCGCTACTTTAGCGAAGATGCCTATCCCGCAGCGAACGAGCCCAAAGAATTGATGATTATTCCCGGTGCTGTGCACACCGATTTGTATGACAAAATAGATGTGATCCCCTTCGAAAAACTGGAATCCTTCTTTAAAGTGAACTTGAAGTAA
- a CDS encoding cupin domain-containing protein, with translation MSEFKQPFPLGDKNEAYAQYFIGQSYLAVLTLEGIPAFNVTFEPGCRNNWHIHHGGGQILLCTAGTGWYQEEGKPAQALKPGDVVNIPAGVNHWHGATKDSWFAHVALSVPVEGSTNEWLGPVTDEEYSKLGQQVQFSSNRNN, from the coding sequence ATGAGTGAGTTTAAACAACCCTTTCCACTGGGAGATAAAAATGAGGCCTACGCCCAGTACTTTATTGGACAAAGTTACCTGGCCGTGTTAACGCTCGAAGGTATTCCTGCCTTCAACGTAACCTTCGAACCCGGATGCCGCAACAATTGGCACATTCACCATGGAGGCGGACAGATTTTGCTGTGTACTGCCGGCACCGGCTGGTACCAGGAAGAAGGAAAACCGGCTCAAGCTCTGAAACCGGGCGATGTCGTCAATATTCCAGCCGGAGTAAATCACTGGCACGGGGCCACGAAGGATAGCTGGTTTGCGCATGTGGCGCTATCGGTTCCTGTGGAAGGTTCAACCAATGAATGGCTGGGGCCGGTTACCGACGAAGAGTACAGTAAGTTAGGACAACAAGTGCAATTCAGCAGCAATCGAAACAATTAG
- a CDS encoding carboxymuconolactone decarboxylase family protein — protein MNRVELSDRKYEELFGKHTGPLAETDPDIQEMLNRFIFGEVFYQGRLSDKIRELITLLVLTTNQTLDQLKAHVFAALNVGASAVEIKETIYQCIPYLGFPKTLNAIQQANEIFKMLGISLPVESQKTVTEETRFDEGLKTQKSIFGDVIDQMRQTAPENQKHIQNYLSAFCFGDIYTRGCLDLKTRELLTLCILSALGGCESQVKSHVVGNLKVGNDKNTLIEAVTQCLPYMGFPRTLNALNCINEVVPENE, from the coding sequence ATGAATAGGGTAGAATTGAGCGATAGGAAATACGAAGAGTTGTTTGGTAAGCACACTGGTCCGCTTGCGGAAACAGATCCGGATATTCAGGAAATGCTGAACCGCTTTATTTTCGGTGAAGTGTTTTACCAAGGTCGTTTATCCGATAAAATAAGGGAACTGATAACCCTGTTGGTTTTGACCACGAATCAGACCCTGGATCAACTTAAAGCACATGTTTTTGCGGCACTTAATGTTGGTGCTTCGGCAGTCGAAATCAAAGAAACTATTTACCAATGCATCCCATACCTGGGATTTCCGAAAACTTTGAATGCCATTCAACAGGCCAACGAAATTTTTAAGATGCTGGGGATTTCGCTTCCGGTGGAAAGCCAGAAAACGGTAACCGAAGAAACTCGTTTCGACGAGGGGCTAAAAACACAAAAAAGCATCTTTGGCGATGTCATTGATCAAATGCGTCAAACTGCGCCCGAAAATCAGAAACATATTCAGAATTACCTCTCGGCATTTTGTTTCGGTGATATTTACACCCGCGGATGCCTGGATTTGAAAACTCGTGAGCTTTTAACGCTGTGTATTTTAAGTGCCCTGGGCGGTTGCGAAAGTCAGGTTAAGTCGCACGTGGTTGGAAACTTAAAGGTAGGAAACGACAAAAACACCCTGATTGAAGCCGTTACCCAATGTTTGCCCTACATGGGCTTCCCACGCACACTCAATGCATTAAATTGTATCAATGAGGTCGTGCCCGAAAACGAATAA
- a CDS encoding tautomerase family protein encodes MPHFQIKLLEGKTEEQKQKLAEEVVKAAQRVIGYGDESYSVTIEDFTFGEWKNKVYLTDIMGRKDILFKEPGYSLD; translated from the coding sequence ATGCCACATTTTCAAATAAAGTTGCTCGAAGGAAAAACCGAAGAGCAAAAGCAGAAATTAGCCGAAGAAGTTGTGAAAGCGGCTCAACGCGTGATCGGCTATGGTGACGAATCGTACTCTGTGACCATTGAGGATTTTACCTTCGGAGAATGGAAAAACAAAGTTTATCTCACTGATATTATGGGCCGAAAGGACATTCTTTTCAAGGAGCCGGGTTATTCGCTCGATTAA
- a CDS encoding NAD(P)-dependent alcohol dehydrogenase has product MNENQFNRKSSRREFIQKTALAGAGASVLLSNPASLFANNSNSINMEQNIKSKGYAAFDTSGKLQPWEFERRPVGDNDILIDVKYASICHSDIHQMKGHWGPQQYPQVPGHEIVGIVAAVGKNVTKFKVGDRAGVGCMVDSCMACDNCNHGDEHYCENGQTLFTYGYPDKTSPTGITQGGYSKNIVVRDHFAVHIPEHISMQEAAPLLCAGITTYSPLMKADFKIGDKVGVAGIGGLGHMAVKLAVSKGAEVYAFTTSADKVDDIKSFGAKEVIVVDSPEKLQPMRGKLDYMISTIPYAYDISSYASCVKPDGHYTQVGVPVGGQLTINTFSLMFSRVNLNVSLIGGIPETQEVVHYCADNGVKPEIQMISGEQINEAWENVVNKKARYRYVIDTATF; this is encoded by the coding sequence ATGAATGAAAATCAATTCAATAGAAAAAGCTCGCGAAGAGAGTTTATTCAGAAAACGGCTTTGGCTGGTGCCGGCGCTTCAGTTTTGTTGAGCAACCCGGCTTCTTTGTTTGCAAACAATTCAAATTCAATAAATATGGAACAAAATATCAAATCGAAAGGCTATGCAGCCTTCGATACATCCGGAAAGCTTCAACCCTGGGAGTTTGAACGTCGTCCGGTTGGCGACAATGACATTCTAATCGATGTGAAATACGCGAGTATTTGCCACTCGGATATTCACCAGATGAAAGGTCACTGGGGGCCACAGCAATACCCACAGGTACCGGGGCACGAGATTGTTGGTATTGTTGCCGCCGTTGGAAAAAACGTGACCAAGTTTAAAGTGGGCGACCGTGCCGGAGTTGGTTGTATGGTGGACAGCTGTATGGCCTGCGACAATTGTAATCATGGTGATGAACACTACTGCGAAAATGGACAGACGTTGTTCACCTACGGTTACCCGGATAAAACATCTCCAACGGGAATCACCCAGGGCGGATATTCAAAAAACATTGTTGTTCGCGATCACTTTGCCGTGCATATTCCGGAGCATATCAGTATGCAGGAAGCTGCGCCGTTGCTTTGCGCGGGGATCACAACCTATTCGCCGCTAATGAAAGCTGACTTTAAAATTGGCGACAAAGTTGGCGTGGCCGGTATTGGCGGATTGGGACACATGGCCGTAAAATTGGCTGTTTCCAAAGGGGCCGAAGTGTATGCCTTTACGACTTCAGCTGACAAAGTGGATGACATTAAGTCGTTTGGAGCCAAAGAAGTGATTGTGGTCGATAGTCCTGAAAAACTTCAACCGATGAGAGGCAAACTGGATTACATGATTTCAACAATTCCTTATGCGTACGATATTTCATCGTATGCTAGCTGCGTAAAGCCGGACGGGCACTATACGCAAGTGGGTGTCCCTGTTGGTGGGCAGTTAACGATTAATACCTTCAGCTTAATGTTCAGCCGGGTGAACCTGAACGTTTCGTTGATTGGTGGTATTCCCGAGACTCAGGAAGTTGTTCACTACTGTGCGGATAATGGTGTGAAACCGGAAATTCAGATGATCAGTGGAGAGCAAATTAATGAAGCCTGGGAGAATGTCGTCAATAAGAAAGCGCGTTACCGTTACGTGATTGATACAGCTACTTTCTAG
- a CDS encoding DapH/DapD/GlmU-related protein — MSKTIFERLQAGEAVPYTDPQYRDISEVAARTTQLLVRLNATPDVEEVRKQWGEITGQPLDTSSTIQIPVYVNIGQFTRIGKNVYINHLCSMLDMGTITIEDDVLIGPKVNILTEEHPVNPKERKALSVKPVVIKRNAWIGAAATILPGVTVSENSIVAAGAVVNRDVPANTVVAGVPAKVIKHID; from the coding sequence ATGAGCAAAACCATTTTTGAACGATTACAAGCTGGCGAAGCTGTTCCGTACACTGATCCGCAGTACCGCGATATCAGCGAAGTTGCAGCACGAACAACGCAATTGCTGGTCAGGTTGAATGCAACTCCCGATGTTGAGGAAGTTCGCAAACAGTGGGGCGAAATCACCGGTCAGCCACTTGACACCAGTTCGACGATCCAGATACCGGTTTATGTGAACATCGGCCAGTTCACGCGAATTGGTAAAAATGTCTACATCAATCATCTCTGCTCGATGCTCGATATGGGAACGATAACCATTGAAGACGATGTGTTGATTGGCCCGAAAGTGAATATCCTGACAGAAGAACATCCTGTAAACCCGAAAGAACGTAAAGCTTTGTCGGTAAAACCAGTCGTGATTAAACGAAATGCCTGGATTGGGGCAGCTGCAACCATTCTGCCCGGTGTAACGGTTAGTGAAAATTCAATAGTGGCAGCGGGAGCAGTGGTTAATCGCGATGTTCCGGCTAATACAGTGGTTGCAGGTGTCCCTGCAAAGGTTATTAAACACATTGACTAG
- a CDS encoding cupin domain-containing protein, with translation MRKLLNNLLVACAVVGFFSLVGCSSQNDPDKQLSQVFQQGQLAPAQFFTGNAYVIGMVSSDSVFTTAAGEVYFEAGARSNWHLHPSGQILIVTSGVGYHQLIGEPIELIHKGDVVKCPPNVLHWHGASKDSAMSHIYIVPNIEKGIVEWKQPVTEEEYLTVND, from the coding sequence ATGAGAAAATTATTGAATAATCTACTTGTTGCGTGTGCAGTCGTTGGTTTTTTTTCACTGGTAGGCTGTAGTTCGCAGAATGATCCCGATAAACAGTTGTCGCAAGTATTTCAGCAAGGGCAATTAGCACCTGCTCAGTTTTTTACCGGAAATGCGTATGTCATTGGTATGGTTTCCAGTGATTCGGTTTTTACCACAGCAGCCGGGGAAGTCTATTTTGAAGCAGGCGCTCGCAGCAACTGGCATTTGCACCCAAGCGGCCAAATCCTGATTGTAACTTCGGGTGTTGGTTATCATCAATTAATAGGCGAACCAATCGAGCTCATTCATAAAGGCGACGTGGTGAAGTGCCCACCCAATGTGTTGCATTGGCACGGAGCTTCAAAAGATTCAGCAATGAGCCACATCTACATCGTTCCAAATATAGAAAAAGGCATTGTAGAATGGAAGCAGCCAGTTACGGAAGAGGAATATTTAACCGTAAACGATTGA
- a CDS encoding helix-turn-helix domain-containing protein translates to MSEILKVNSVGEYNSFVGQETLHPLVSVIDFAKMDPFCFFKAQMNVYAVFLKDIKCGNITYGINNYDYEDGTLIFIAPGQVYGVESYNEKRQAQGTAIIFHPDLIHGTSLGKHIKDYSFFSYEVNEALHLSARERAVVNQCIENIKYELEHAIDTHSKTLIVSYLELFLNYCKRFYERQFITRSHVNKDLLVRFEKILDDYFEAEMALEQGAPTVRYCADKLFLSANYLGDLLKKETGKSAQEHIQQKMIDFAKERLFDASKSISEIAYELGFKHPQHFTRMFKKQVGVSPAEYRSMN, encoded by the coding sequence ATGAGCGAGATTTTAAAAGTCAATTCAGTCGGAGAATACAACAGTTTTGTGGGGCAAGAAACCTTGCATCCGCTAGTCAGCGTTATTGACTTTGCGAAGATGGATCCCTTCTGCTTTTTCAAAGCTCAAATGAATGTTTACGCGGTCTTTCTAAAAGATATCAAATGCGGCAATATCACCTACGGGATCAACAATTACGACTACGAAGACGGTACCCTGATTTTTATTGCTCCCGGCCAGGTGTACGGGGTGGAAAGCTATAATGAGAAGCGACAAGCGCAGGGAACTGCTATTATTTTCCATCCGGATCTCATTCATGGCACTTCACTGGGAAAACACATCAAGGACTACAGCTTTTTTTCCTACGAAGTAAACGAGGCGCTGCACCTATCGGCCCGCGAACGAGCAGTTGTCAATCAATGTATTGAAAACATTAAGTATGAACTGGAACATGCCATTGACACACACAGCAAAACTTTGATTGTTTCGTACCTGGAACTTTTTCTCAACTACTGCAAACGCTTTTACGAGCGTCAGTTTATCACACGTAGCCATGTCAACAAAGACCTGCTGGTTCGCTTTGAAAAGATTTTGGATGATTATTTCGAGGCTGAAATGGCGCTCGAGCAAGGCGCTCCCACAGTTCGCTATTGTGCCGACAAGCTCTTCCTCTCGGCCAATTACCTGGGCGACCTGCTGAAAAAGGAAACGGGGAAATCAGCCCAGGAGCACATCCAGCAAAAAATGATTGACTTTGCGAAAGAACGCTTGTTCGACGCCAGCAAGTCAATTAGTGAAATTGCCTACGAATTAGGCTTCAAGCACCCGCAACATTTTACGCGCATGTTCAAGAAACAAGTCGGGGTTTCGCCGGCTGAATACCGATCGATGAATTAA
- a CDS encoding nucleoside hydrolase-like domain-containing protein, with product MKKLVFVLMLAIVVSCNPEKIKPRVIVLSDINNIGGDPDDKQSMGHLLMYANEVDIVGIIPDLWEGNGVEACMQCIDAYEKDFNNPDYKFKTLNYPAPDHLRGLISRNKDEAIAAIISEARKGNTPVHVLVWGNMNTLKDALFQAPEMAQNLRIYTIATHRMAENEDALLNSRDTTQFGLRRNWNHPGRDEIYNDERFADLWWLENDWSYNGMFEGQAPRDFLGEVKEYGALGYYIWDVVQAFDWAHYFRAGDTPTLLYLLEPGIDIDNPATGSWAGKFVRPYPQSHPNYWIDDAGTADWNYAQPEETWSQATEVYQNRVNNLLQSRDAMYDAYRQKMKELYNRK from the coding sequence ATGAAAAAACTGGTCTTTGTTTTAATGCTTGCAATTGTCGTTTCCTGTAATCCCGAGAAAATAAAACCGCGGGTAATCGTTTTATCGGACATCAATAATATTGGTGGCGATCCCGACGACAAGCAATCCATGGGCCACCTGCTCATGTATGCCAACGAAGTGGATATTGTCGGAATTATCCCGGATCTATGGGAAGGCAACGGCGTGGAAGCTTGCATGCAATGTATTGACGCGTACGAAAAAGACTTCAACAACCCGGATTACAAATTTAAAACCTTGAACTACCCCGCTCCCGATCACCTGCGCGGATTAATCAGCAGAAATAAGGATGAAGCCATTGCGGCAATTATCAGTGAAGCCCGAAAAGGAAATACACCCGTTCATGTTCTGGTTTGGGGAAATATGAATACGCTGAAAGATGCTTTGTTTCAGGCTCCGGAGATGGCGCAAAACCTGCGAATTTACACCATTGCTACGCACCGAATGGCTGAAAATGAAGATGCTCTCCTCAATTCACGGGATACCACACAATTTGGACTACGCCGGAACTGGAATCATCCGGGAAGAGATGAGATATACAATGACGAGCGATTTGCCGATTTGTGGTGGCTCGAAAACGACTGGAGCTACAACGGCATGTTTGAAGGACAGGCTCCGCGTGATTTTCTGGGTGAAGTCAAAGAGTATGGAGCATTGGGCTACTACATTTGGGATGTTGTTCAAGCTTTCGACTGGGCACATTATTTCCGGGCCGGGGATACGCCGACTCTGCTCTATTTGCTCGAACCGGGAATTGACATTGACAATCCGGCGACCGGCTCCTGGGCCGGGAAATTTGTTCGCCCCTACCCCCAATCGCATCCAAACTACTGGATTGACGATGCGGGAACGGCTGACTGGAACTATGCCCAGCCAGAGGAAACCTGGAGTCAGGCAACTGAAGTATATCAGAATAGGGTGAACAACTTGCTGCAAAGTCGGGATGCCATGTACGATGCCTATCGCCAGAAAATGAAAGAACTCTACAACCGGAAATAA
- a CDS encoding FMN-dependent NADH-azoreductase produces the protein MSKVLYIKANAKAEGESRTFRISDSFIETYRANNPADEIIELDLYDAGLQFLPKGKMMELRQAVQSNDQNHPVLKFAYDFRNADKYVVAEPIWNLGIPAILKAYIDYVAVGGITFTYTENGPVGLCKNKKAVNIITRGGDYSSEPVESIEMADKYLRNIFGFMGITDYTTIAADRLDIFTEDTEKLVADAVGKAQEVALNF, from the coding sequence ATGAGTAAAGTATTGTACATCAAAGCGAATGCAAAAGCTGAAGGAGAGTCAAGGACCTTTCGTATTTCCGATAGCTTTATCGAAACCTACAGGGCAAATAATCCTGCCGACGAGATTATAGAACTTGATCTGTATGACGCCGGTTTGCAATTCCTGCCAAAAGGTAAAATGATGGAATTGCGCCAGGCAGTGCAAAGCAACGATCAAAATCACCCGGTCTTGAAATTTGCCTACGATTTTAGGAATGCTGATAAGTATGTTGTTGCCGAGCCAATCTGGAATCTAGGTATTCCGGCTATCCTCAAAGCATACATCGATTATGTTGCTGTGGGCGGTATTACTTTCACTTACACCGAAAATGGCCCAGTCGGCTTATGCAAAAATAAAAAGGCCGTCAATATCATTACACGTGGAGGCGATTATTCGTCCGAGCCGGTTGAGTCGATCGAAATGGCAGATAAGTACCTGCGTAACATCTTCGGGTTTATGGGGATTACCGATTACACCACCATCGCGGCTGACCGCCTTGACATTTTTACTGAAGATACCGAAAAACTCGTGGCCGATGCAGTCGGCAAAGCACAAGAAGTTGCCCTGAACTTTTAA
- a CDS encoding Crp/Fnr family transcriptional regulator codes for MSEEATEELLHCLRTTFYRKGEIIHQEGKVCKNLFFIESGLAKHFYYHDGNQYVFRFFEEDHFFIATDSFFHDSPAEYSTVALEDTTIIHLEYDDFERLCQRHHSFETFARKFVSIVAYTAISNLKGLLYLDATGRYAKFLREYGHLQQRITLGDTAAFLGISQVSLSRIRSKK; via the coding sequence TTGTCAGAAGAAGCAACTGAAGAGTTGCTGCATTGCCTCCGGACAACTTTTTACCGTAAGGGCGAAATAATCCACCAGGAAGGAAAGGTTTGTAAAAACCTCTTTTTTATTGAATCCGGTCTGGCCAAGCATTTTTACTATCACGACGGTAATCAGTATGTTTTCCGATTCTTTGAAGAAGACCATTTTTTCATTGCTACTGACAGCTTTTTTCATGACTCGCCTGCCGAATATTCCACCGTCGCTTTAGAGGATACAACAATTATTCACCTGGAATACGACGATTTTGAGCGTCTTTGCCAACGGCATCATTCGTTTGAAACCTTTGCCCGGAAATTTGTCTCGATAGTTGCTTATACCGCCATCTCCAATCTAAAAGGGCTTCTTTACCTCGATGCAACAGGTCGCTATGCCAAATTTCTAAGAGAATACGGTCATCTGCAACAACGAATCACCTTAGGAGACACAGCCGCTTTTTTAGGTATCTCCCAGGTTTCTTTAAGCCGTATAAGATCCAAAAAATAA